The Raphanus sativus cultivar WK10039 unplaced genomic scaffold, ASM80110v3 Scaffold2132, whole genome shotgun sequence genome contains the following window.
TGACATAAGTGAATCAAATAACTAAATTGGGTTGCCAATCAATGTGTTGTCTTGTTATATGATAAAACAATCAATTATtgtttatatgaatatatcGATGGCGTCATTTCTTGTTGGAAAGATCTGGGAAACTCTTCAACGTCTCTAGAAAATGCAgtattaatattagttttttacttttttattagGAATAATTATGGACTTATGGTATAACGCGCGAGtagaaatacatatatatactcgCGAAAATATTGCACCTGATTAACTATcctttttattacaaaacagaGAGTTTCTGTGTTCTATTTCTCCTTTTCCTCCTCCGCCGTTATATTTAAAACCCTTCCCCGAAACCCTCGGAGCTACCTACATCACGAGCAATGACCGGGGCATTGTTCAGAAACGCTGCGTCCGACGCCGCTCGGATCTTACGCTTACACCGAACGTCGACGGCGAATCCTCTCGGAAAGCTCGATCTCTTACCGCGAGGAGACGTCCGGCGATTCCAGCCGAGGCCTTATTTTCGCACGCCGCAGTTTCTCGGGAGATCAAAGGAAACAAGAGTCTCTCCTCATTCACAGATCTCCGGTTTctgctcttcctcttcttccacgACAGCCTCTACGGCGTCGTTTATGAAGACGGGTTTCATGGGGTGGTATCTGAGCATGTTGAAATCGCGTCCGATTCTGACTAAATCCGTCACGTCGTCGCTTATCTACATAGCCGCTGATCTGTCCTCACAGGTAAGTTTAATGaatcttcttgttttttagATGTTTTATGTGAACTAAGTTGTTGTTTATATTAGTTAGCTACGTTTCTTCGTGCTGCTTGTTGGCTTATTGAATAATTGGACTTAGAGAGTTGATGACTTGGATATTTGTACAGACGATTCCTCAAGCTTCGTCGGAGGAATCTTATGACTTTGTAAGAACAGCGAGGATGGCAGGATATGGTTTATTGATCTTAGGTCCTACGCTTCACTATTGGTTCAATCTCATGTCAAGACTCTTCCCGAAGCGAGATTTGATCACAACGTTTAAGAAAATGGCCATGGGACAGACGGTTTATGGTCCTACCATGAACGTTATTTTCTTCTCACTGAATGCAGCCTTACAAGGTAAAGCTTGATATGGATTATTGAGCAGTTTGTTTGATGGGGGATTGCATTTGATCCTAGGCTTGGTCTTATAGGTCATTAAGTCTCTGATATTCGGTTAATTTTCTCAGGTGAAAACGGTACAGAGATAGTTGCTAGACTGAAAAGAGATTTACTACCTACGATGATGAACGGTGTCATGTATTGGCCTATGTGTGATTTCATTACATTCAAGTTCTTCCCAGTTCACTTGCAGGTAACTTACCACTTCATTTTGATCTAGCTATTTTTGTTCAGAACAATCATTTATTTATTCTCTCATGGCTTATCTGGAGTTTGGGTTATGTATTTCTCAGtgatcgtttttttttcttttgtatgcaGCCACTTGTGAGTAACTCGTTTTCGTATCTGTGGACAATCTACATAACTTACATGGCAGGCCGTGAGAAACCAACTGCAATTGCTGGCTGAAACAGCTCTGTTTCAGTTATGGGCTCAGTTATGTTAAGTCAGATATGTAGAAAGGGAAGCAGATCGTTCTTTCTTCAACATTCTTTGTTTCCTCTCTCTGTTGATTTCAGAGAGTTAATGTAAAAGAACCAACCTTGGAAGAActcttttaaaacttttttatgtAATTGTTAGTGAAATGTAAGGCTCTTAGCTACTGTCAACTTTGACCAGTCATATTCAAACAAGTCTTTTCAAGAAAGAAAGTGAAATGCTTTCTGCtttcattattaattttcttacatcagagaaagcaaagaaagtaaaaaaatagaaaggaGAATGAAACAACATGGCATTTACTTTAAAACCTCTACTTGAATCTCACTCTAATGTAAGAACTTGTACAACACCAAAGACCCAACCAACTTCTTCTCTTCAAACAACCAAACAACAACTTTTCACTTTCTAATGGCTCACAGACCAAACCAAGACACAAAACCCAATTCAAGAAGAGAATGTATAGGTTCAGGTATAGGCTATAGCCAATGAGAAGAATCAAAATGCTATGTATACTTAACCTAAACTATGGCGTTTCTACTAAACCTTTACTCATCTAAACCACGCGAACATATCTTCTCCAGAAGTATAGGCCATTCTTCTCCAAGAATCTGTGGATTTAGCTCCATACCAGCACGAAAATCAGACATCGATACACACGGAGAAAGCCTTCTCCTTTGCTGTTCATTCCCTCCACATCGAGCATTAGCCAAACTCAAACAAGGCTCAATCAACCTCCTCATAAACGCATCAACCCCACTATTAAGAAGACTAACAGAGTCCATAGACACCTTAACCCCTTCCACCTCCAACCTCCTCTCCAACCTGCTCCTCAGCGTTCTCGTATCCGGCAACTCACCGCTGCTCTGACAACTCTCACGTCTCAAACCACCACACGACACAGCCTTCCTCCTGAGATTCAAATCAACACCAAACGGAGCAGTGACAGGACTCCTCCTCCCACTACTCCCAGCTACCTGCTCAACCTCCTCCCCTTCCTCAACTTCCAAAGGAGGTCTACTCCCTAAAGACATCAGCTCAGTAGCACTCGTGGTGGTGATAGTAGTCACGCTCTGAGGCTTCCCGAGCGGACCAAGCGGGCTCGGCCTGTCTCTAAACTTCCTACCGCGAATGCTCTGTTTCCCATCGCTCAACCTAACAAAGCTCCCACCTTTCTTCGCGTACCTCGAAGGAGGAGACTTAGCAACGCTAGCGTTCTTGATCACTGAGTGTATAAGACGGTTGTGGAGCGAGATGTGCTGCTTCCCGATGGTCTTGAGACAGAGCTTGTCGAACTCTGGCTTGGTGATTCTCGAGGCGAAGAATCTCCCGAGGTGATGGAAGTAAATGTCAGCTCTTTGAGTCCCGATTTGCCGGTAAATGAGGGATTTGATCTCCAGTGTATCGGACCGGGAAGAGTTTTGATCGGATCCCATCTTTGAAGAGAGGAATCTGGAGATGAAGCAAGACCCTAAATTGAACGAGTCTCGATTCGATAACCCTAATTATCGACGCGTACCTGTGGGAGATTGGGAGGAGAAAAGGATCTGTTTAATCTCTCCTCAAAGTCTTCTCCTTTGTGTGGTGCCCTAAAGACAAAAGGGGGCTTTTTGTTTTAGTTCATTTGTTTCGTCGAGTTCGTGTTCGTACGTGAGAAACTGAACACTAAGACCATCCCACACGTGCGAATTGTTTTTTGGACTTCGGATGATTTCATACGtgtgagcttttttttttggaaggtCAATTGCTTCTTGTTTTTCTCTATAGAGTAAGGAGTCAAATGATGGGTGATTACAAGTTAAATTTTGTTATGATTTAAGTGATTATAGACGACTTGTACAAtagttgatgatgatgagtaaTTAAGTtcagttttattatgtttcacTGATTAGATGTATTTGTTTGATAATTGATGAAGATAGCGAATGAATTATTTGATTGGTCTCACTATGGTTTTGTGGTGTCATTTAGCAATCAACACTTTCCCCGGTCAGACAGAGATTATAGTTCTAAAGACAGCTCGTTATACAAAGTAATACACAGCTCAAAAAGTAAAGAGAAACTCCAATCTACCAGATGATCAAATTGCAGAACCAAGATTGTGGATTAAAACAAGTAAACTAAAACGTTCAACAACTCAAATGTATTGCATATTAATAAGATCCATTACAATATTGAAGTCTCAAAAgcttaagaaaacaaaatgacTGCAACTGCATAAACAACACCAGATCTTTAACGgtactgcaaacaaaaaa
Protein-coding sequences here:
- the LOC108853747 gene encoding uncharacterized protein LOC108853747 yields the protein MGSDQNSSRSDTLEIKSLIYRQIGTQRADIYFHHLGRFFASRITKPEFDKLCLKTIGKQHISLHNRLIHSVIKNASVAKSPPSRYAKKGGSFVRLSDGKQSIRGRKFRDRPSPLGPLGKPQSVTTITTTSATELMSLGSRPPLEVEEGEEVEQVAGSSGRRSPVTAPFGVDLNLRRKAVSCGGLRRESCQSSGELPDTRTLRSRLERRLEVEGVKVSMDSVSLLNSGVDAFMRRLIEPCLSLANARCGGNEQQRRRLSPCVSMSDFRAGMELNPQILGEEWPILLEKICSRGLDE
- the LOC108853748 gene encoding uncharacterized protein LOC108853748, whose protein sequence is MTGALFRNAASDAARILRLHRTSTANPLGKLDLLPRGDVRRFQPRPYFRTPQFLGRSKETRVSPHSQISGFCSSSSSTTASTASFMKTGFMGWYLSMLKSRPILTKSVTSSLIYIAADLSSQTIPQASSEESYDFVRTARMAGYGLLILGPTLHYWFNLMSRLFPKRDLITTFKKMAMGQTVYGPTMNVIFFSLNAALQGENGTEIVARLKRDLLPTMMNGVMYWPMCDFITFKFFPVHLQPLVSNSFSYLWTIYITYMAGREKPTAIAG